One window of Peteryoungia desertarenae genomic DNA carries:
- a CDS encoding ROK family protein: MLNHEINSTNRLKNKIGPVIGIDLGGTKILAGIADPDGRLLAQRSEPTAHGAGAPVLQQMARLCGELAADVGASLSEVVRMAIGIPSAVDPKTGLASLSPNLALPEDKPLSRLMQGFVPCPVLVENDVNLAAFGEAHAGIGKGKDSLVFLSFGTGIGMGTVIGGRLLRGAHGRAGEIAYLPIGDAPHLRAPSSPNGLLEDAVGTPGIRARYLSSGGSVADLFDQATRGDALALAALDEVARNSAIGLAAIHALIDPSVTVIGGGFGSRPEFFERLQREIALLLPFPCRLEPSRFGHEAGLAGAIMFALNHQAH, from the coding sequence ATGCTAAACCATGAAATTAATTCAACAAATCGGCTCAAAAACAAGATCGGACCGGTGATCGGCATTGACCTTGGCGGAACGAAGATACTGGCCGGGATAGCGGATCCGGATGGTCGCCTTCTTGCCCAGAGGAGCGAGCCGACCGCCCATGGTGCCGGTGCCCCCGTGCTGCAGCAGATGGCGCGGCTTTGCGGCGAACTTGCCGCAGATGTCGGGGCATCGCTGTCCGAGGTGGTTCGCATGGCAATCGGGATACCGAGCGCGGTTGATCCAAAGACGGGCCTTGCCAGTCTGTCGCCGAACCTGGCTCTACCGGAAGACAAACCCCTCAGCCGTCTCATGCAAGGCTTCGTGCCCTGCCCCGTCCTGGTGGAAAATGATGTTAATCTCGCAGCCTTCGGTGAAGCGCATGCGGGCATTGGCAAGGGCAAGGATTCACTGGTGTTTCTATCTTTTGGCACCGGTATCGGCATGGGAACCGTTATTGGCGGGCGTCTGTTGCGCGGTGCGCATGGACGGGCGGGCGAGATAGCCTATCTGCCGATTGGCGATGCGCCTCATCTTAGAGCACCCTCATCGCCAAATGGCTTGCTGGAAGATGCCGTGGGTACACCTGGCATCCGCGCCCGCTATCTTTCGAGTGGTGGCAGTGTCGCCGATCTGTTTGACCAGGCAACGCGCGGGGACGCCTTGGCACTCGCCGCACTTGATGAGGTTGCACGCAACTCGGCCATCGGCCTTGCGGCCATCCACGCGTTGATTGACCCCAGTGTGACCGTCATCGGTGGTGGATTTGGCAGTCGACCGGAATTTTTCGAGCGTTTACAGCGCGAAATTGCTCTGCTGCTTCCTTTTCCGTGCCGTCTCGAGCCGTCCCGTTTCGGCCATGAGGCGGGTCTTGCGGGGGCGATCATGTTTGCACTGAATCACCAGGCGCACTGA
- a CDS encoding SHOCT domain-containing protein, whose protein sequence is MNQHSERSVLSLPSISFLMLVVALAASGCQSTGTSDGNAIVSALEVNVDEPETVVDAPSAQVRGRDGYPTFAGPLNAASVQMSNEEAAALQAELTALSTARASGSLTEAQYQQRLAALRKLAEQHGQETLSQIEN, encoded by the coding sequence ATGAACCAGCACAGCGAGAGATCAGTTTTGTCCCTTCCGTCCATCTCTTTCTTGATGCTTGTCGTTGCGTTGGCAGCCAGCGGATGCCAGTCGACCGGGACCTCTGATGGAAACGCGATTGTCTCGGCGCTGGAAGTGAATGTTGACGAACCGGAAACGGTTGTAGACGCGCCTTCGGCCCAAGTGCGTGGTCGAGATGGCTATCCGACCTTTGCGGGGCCGCTGAATGCGGCCAGTGTGCAGATGAGCAATGAAGAGGCGGCAGCCTTGCAGGCTGAATTGACCGCGCTTTCAACAGCGCGTGCCTCCGGCTCGCTGACCGAAGCGCAATACCAGCAACGACTGGCGGCGTTGCGCAAGCTTGCCGAACAACATGGCCAGGAAACGCTCTCGCAGATCGAGAATTAG
- the sthA gene encoding Si-specific NAD(P)(+) transhydrogenase — protein MQSFDLVVIGSGPAGRRAAIQAAKLEKKVLVVEKGSRVGGVSVHTGTIPSKTLRETALNLTGWRERGFYGRAYRVKQEISADDLRRRLLITLDHEVDVLEHQFARNRVQQMRGTATFVDANTIDVTKDDGEVLRIQSRSTLLAVGTKPYRPSHIPFDNSSIIDSDEILEIKELPRSMIVIGAGVIGIEYATIFSALDTQVTVVEPRDSMLDFIDKEIVEDFTYQLRDRNMKLIFGQTVESVEKLDGKARVILKNGRCLTAEMVLFAAGRVGATDKLNLAACGLEADNRGRLKVNPETFQTAVPSIYAAGDVVGFPSLASTSMEQGRIAARHAVGAPAQDPPQFFPYGIYAVPEISTCGLTEEEVIQRGIPYECGIAHFRETSRGHIMGLDTGMLKMIFSLKTRRLLGVHIVGEGATELVHIGQAVLNLKGTLEYFVENTFNYPTLAEAYKIAGLDAWNRMGELKVEKVEPRAAE, from the coding sequence ATGCAGAGTTTCGATCTTGTCGTTATTGGCAGTGGCCCGGCTGGCCGGAGAGCTGCAATCCAGGCAGCAAAGCTAGAGAAAAAAGTTCTGGTGGTGGAAAAAGGCAGCCGGGTTGGCGGCGTATCCGTCCATACCGGGACAATTCCTTCGAAGACACTCCGGGAAACGGCTCTGAACCTCACCGGTTGGCGTGAACGCGGTTTCTACGGTCGCGCCTACAGGGTGAAGCAGGAAATCAGCGCCGACGATCTGCGTCGTCGCCTGCTGATCACACTCGACCACGAAGTGGATGTGCTTGAGCATCAATTCGCTCGCAACCGTGTGCAGCAGATGCGCGGCACAGCGACGTTCGTAGACGCCAACACGATCGACGTGACGAAAGACGATGGCGAGGTCTTGCGGATCCAGTCTCGATCAACCCTTCTCGCCGTCGGAACCAAGCCGTATCGACCCTCCCATATCCCCTTCGATAACTCCAGCATTATCGACAGTGACGAAATCCTCGAGATCAAGGAACTGCCTCGTTCGATGATCGTCATTGGTGCGGGGGTCATTGGCATTGAATATGCCACCATCTTCTCAGCGCTCGATACCCAGGTGACGGTGGTGGAGCCGCGCGACAGCATGCTCGATTTCATCGACAAGGAAATTGTCGAGGACTTCACCTATCAGTTGCGTGACCGCAACATGAAGCTGATTTTCGGGCAGACGGTCGAGAGCGTCGAAAAGCTTGATGGCAAGGCTCGGGTGATCTTGAAGAACGGACGATGCCTGACGGCCGAAATGGTTCTTTTTGCTGCCGGCCGGGTCGGGGCGACCGACAAGCTCAACCTCGCCGCCTGCGGGCTCGAGGCGGACAATCGCGGCAGGCTGAAAGTCAATCCGGAGACCTTCCAGACCGCCGTGCCGAGCATATACGCGGCGGGCGACGTTGTCGGCTTTCCAAGCCTTGCCTCAACATCCATGGAGCAGGGGCGAATTGCCGCCCGCCACGCGGTGGGGGCACCCGCTCAGGACCCTCCGCAATTCTTCCCCTACGGCATCTATGCCGTCCCGGAGATTTCCACCTGCGGCCTGACCGAAGAAGAGGTCATACAGCGAGGAATTCCCTACGAATGCGGTATCGCCCATTTCCGTGAGACCTCGCGTGGCCATATCATGGGCCTTGATACCGGCATGCTGAAGATGATCTTCTCCCTCAAGACACGGCGATTGCTGGGTGTTCACATTGTCGGCGAAGGGGCCACCGAACTCGTCCATATCGGGCAGGCCGTCCTGAACTTGAAGGGAACGCTCGAATATTTCGTCGAAAACACCTTCAACTATCCGACGCTGGCCGAAGCCTACAAGATCGCCGGACTGGATGCCTGGAACCGTATGGGTGAGCTGAAGGTCGAAAAGGTGGAACCCAGAGCTGCCGAGTGA
- the radC gene encoding RadC family protein, which produces MAKRPLSELSDRLPEKDFESDANGVAGGLADESLFFAEQQARSAPIARSGNQSVPTKQDEQHYHGHRERLRQRFRDGGDEALADYELLELLLFRLIPRRDTKPIAKALLARFGSLSGVLGASPALLQEVKGVGETVAQDLKLMANIAKRMLKAELREKQVLSSWSSVIEYCHACMAHETTEQFRILFLDKRNVLIADEVQGRGTVDHTPVYPREVVKRALELSATAVILVHNHPSGDPTPSRADIDMTRTIIDTAKPLGITVHDHIIIGKDGHASFRGLKLI; this is translated from the coding sequence ATGGCAAAGCGCCCCCTATCCGAGTTGAGCGATCGTTTGCCAGAGAAAGACTTTGAAAGCGACGCGAATGGCGTGGCGGGCGGCCTCGCTGACGAAAGCCTTTTCTTTGCAGAACAGCAAGCGCGATCTGCCCCGATTGCCCGATCAGGAAATCAGTCTGTCCCGACAAAGCAGGATGAACAGCATTATCACGGTCATCGGGAGCGGCTGCGACAACGCTTTCGCGATGGTGGGGATGAGGCTCTGGCAGACTACGAATTGCTCGAGCTCCTGCTGTTTCGGCTGATTCCAAGGCGGGACACGAAGCCCATTGCAAAGGCTCTGCTTGCCCGTTTCGGCTCGCTGTCAGGGGTTCTGGGAGCGTCACCTGCCCTTCTGCAGGAAGTCAAGGGTGTCGGCGAGACTGTCGCGCAAGACCTTAAACTGATGGCAAACATTGCCAAGCGGATGCTGAAGGCGGAACTGCGCGAAAAGCAGGTGTTGTCATCCTGGTCATCGGTGATCGAGTATTGCCATGCCTGCATGGCCCACGAAACCACGGAGCAATTCAGGATCCTGTTCCTGGACAAGCGCAATGTGCTGATTGCGGACGAGGTGCAGGGACGGGGCACGGTCGACCACACGCCCGTCTACCCTCGCGAAGTCGTAAAACGTGCACTTGAATTATCGGCAACCGCCGTGATTCTTGTCCACAATCATCCAAGCGGCGATCCGACACCATCGCGCGCCGATATCGACATGACCCGCACCATCATCGACACGGCAAAGCCACTCGGCATTACGGTTCACGATCACATCATCATCGGCAAGGACGGCCATGCCAGCTTCAGGGGCCTCAAGCTGATCTGA
- a CDS encoding PHA/PHB synthase family protein, with amino-acid sequence MDQKREDAAHSAPGFDPKLIEPYIVKDPQALAVNAAKALENLGKAASTWLAPRERGEIIDPVSEPMTELVKTMSKVAEYWMADPKRTLEAQTHLLSAVFAVWSRSMTRFSSTDQAVADPLPKDKRFADEDWQRNPFFDFLRQTYLVLSEWAEKLVTDAEGLDDHTRHKAAFYMRQITAALSPANFVATNPQLYRETVASSGANLVKGMKMLAEDIAAGRGELRMRQTDTSKFVVGQNMAITPGKVIAQSDVCEVLQYEATTETVLKRPLLICPPWINKFYILDLNPQKSFIKWCVDQGHTVFVISWVNPDERHAHKDWESYIREGVDFALDAIEKATGETEVNSVGYCVGGTLLAATLALHAQEKNSRIASSTLFTTQVDFTYAGDLKVFVDEDQLQGLEDRMQQTGYLDGSKMASAFNMLRASELIWPYFVNNYLKGQDPMPFDLLYWNSDSTRMAAANHSFYLRNCYLNNTLSQGKMQLAGKTLLLKDVKIPIYNLATREDHIAPAKSVFIGSQCFGGPVEYVLSGSGHIAGVVNPPDKQKYQYWTNGAPKGDYESWVESAKETPGSWWPHWQRWIENLNSERVPARKPGGDALNAISDAPGSYVLARV; translated from the coding sequence GTGGACCAGAAACGCGAAGATGCGGCCCATTCGGCTCCCGGTTTCGATCCGAAGTTGATTGAACCCTACATCGTGAAAGACCCCCAGGCGCTCGCGGTCAATGCCGCGAAGGCCCTTGAGAATCTTGGCAAGGCAGCGTCGACCTGGCTGGCACCGCGGGAACGGGGCGAAATCATTGATCCGGTATCGGAACCGATGACGGAACTCGTGAAGACGATGTCCAAGGTCGCCGAATACTGGATGGCCGATCCGAAGCGGACGCTTGAGGCACAGACGCATTTGCTGAGTGCCGTATTTGCTGTGTGGTCGCGGTCCATGACGCGGTTCTCGTCTACCGATCAGGCAGTGGCCGATCCTTTGCCGAAAGACAAACGCTTCGCCGACGAGGACTGGCAGCGCAATCCTTTCTTCGACTTTCTGAGACAAACCTATCTGGTCCTGTCCGAATGGGCGGAGAAACTCGTAACCGATGCCGAGGGGCTAGACGACCATACGCGTCACAAGGCAGCATTTTACATGCGCCAGATAACTGCTGCCCTGTCTCCCGCCAATTTCGTGGCCACCAACCCGCAGCTCTACCGCGAAACAGTGGCAAGCAGCGGCGCCAACCTCGTCAAGGGCATGAAGATGCTGGCGGAAGACATCGCAGCGGGTCGCGGCGAGTTGCGGATGCGGCAGACCGATACAAGCAAGTTCGTTGTCGGCCAGAACATGGCGATCACGCCCGGCAAGGTTATCGCGCAAAGCGATGTCTGCGAGGTGTTGCAATACGAGGCGACGACGGAAACGGTATTGAAACGACCGCTCTTGATCTGCCCGCCCTGGATCAACAAGTTCTACATTCTGGATCTCAATCCGCAGAAGAGCTTCATCAAATGGTGCGTCGACCAGGGACACACCGTGTTCGTAATCTCGTGGGTAAACCCGGATGAACGTCACGCGCACAAGGACTGGGAAAGCTATATTCGCGAGGGCGTCGACTTCGCTCTGGATGCAATCGAAAAGGCGACCGGTGAAACCGAAGTCAACAGCGTTGGCTATTGCGTTGGCGGCACCCTTCTTGCCGCCACTCTTGCACTCCATGCGCAAGAAAAGAACAGCCGCATTGCAAGCTCGACGCTCTTTACCACGCAAGTGGATTTCACCTATGCCGGCGACCTCAAGGTCTTCGTTGACGAAGACCAGTTGCAGGGCCTTGAAGACCGCATGCAGCAGACCGGTTATCTGGATGGCTCCAAGATGGCATCCGCCTTCAACATGCTGCGTGCCTCAGAGCTGATCTGGCCCTATTTCGTCAACAACTATCTGAAGGGCCAGGATCCCATGCCCTTCGACCTGCTTTACTGGAACTCCGATTCCACCCGGATGGCCGCAGCCAACCACTCCTTCTACCTGCGCAACTGTTACCTCAACAACACGCTGAGCCAGGGCAAGATGCAGCTTGCAGGCAAGACGCTCTTGCTCAAGGACGTGAAGATACCGATCTACAATCTGGCGACGCGCGAAGACCACATTGCGCCGGCCAAATCGGTATTCATTGGAAGCCAGTGCTTTGGTGGACCCGTCGAATATGTGTTGAGCGGGTCTGGCCATATTGCCGGAGTCGTCAATCCGCCCGACAAGCAGAAGTACCAATACTGGACCAATGGCGCACCCAAGGGGGACTATGAAAGCTGGGTCGAGTCTGCGAAGGAAACTCCGGGCTCCTGGTGGCCGCACTGGCAAAGGTGGATCGAGAACTTGAACAGCGAAAGGGTACCGGCCCGCAAACCAGGTGGCGATGCGCTGAATGCGATCTCAGATGCACCTGGAAGCTATGTTCTTGCCCGTGTCTGA
- the map gene encoding type I methionyl aminopeptidase: MVTYIDAASAPLKNTGAIRLYTAEDFEGMRRACQLTARCLDALVPIVRPGVTTAAIDRFVFEFGMDHNALPATLNYRGYKYSVCTSINHVVCHGMPDDKPLRDGDIVNIDVTFLLDGWHGDSSRMYPVGQIKRAAERLMEVTHECLMRGIAAVRPGAKTGAIGEAIQTFAESERCSVVRDFCGHGVGRLFHDSPNILHYGKANEGPEIREGMIFTIEPMINLGKPHVKVLSDGWTAVTRDRSLTAQYEHTVGVTSNGCEIFTLSPAGLDRPGLA; the protein is encoded by the coding sequence ATGGTAACCTACATCGATGCAGCATCCGCTCCCCTCAAGAACACGGGAGCCATCCGCCTCTACACTGCGGAGGATTTCGAAGGTATGCGTCGTGCTTGCCAGCTGACTGCGCGCTGCCTTGATGCGCTCGTGCCCATCGTCAGGCCGGGCGTCACGACGGCGGCGATCGACCGTTTTGTTTTCGAATTCGGCATGGACCACAATGCCCTTCCTGCGACGCTGAACTATCGCGGCTACAAATATTCAGTATGCACATCGATCAACCATGTCGTATGTCACGGCATGCCGGATGACAAACCGCTGAGGGATGGCGACATAGTCAATATCGACGTCACTTTCCTGCTTGATGGATGGCACGGTGATTCCAGCCGAATGTATCCGGTGGGTCAGATCAAGCGAGCAGCCGAACGTCTGATGGAAGTGACCCATGAATGCCTCATGCGCGGCATTGCCGCTGTTCGGCCCGGAGCGAAGACGGGTGCCATCGGCGAGGCGATCCAGACCTTTGCTGAGTCCGAGCGGTGCTCCGTGGTTCGGGATTTTTGCGGTCATGGCGTAGGTCGCCTCTTCCATGACAGCCCCAATATCCTGCATTACGGCAAAGCCAACGAGGGGCCCGAAATCCGGGAAGGCATGATCTTTACCATCGAGCCGATGATCAATCTTGGCAAGCCGCATGTGAAGGTGCTTTCGGATGGCTGGACAGCCGTGACGCGAGATCGATCCCTCACGGCACAGTATGAGCATACCGTTGGCGTGACATCGAATGGCTGCGAAATCTTCACTCTGTCGCCAGCCGGGCTTGACCGCCCCGGTCTAGCTTGA
- the tig gene encoding trigger factor — protein sequence MQVIETLAEGLKREIKVVIPAKDMEQQMNERLAEAKDKVRINGFRPGKVPVSHLKKMYGKSIMAELVNEIIREKPSAILSERGEKSATQPEIAMTEDEKEAEKILTAQVDFEFTLSYEVIPAIELKPVDGIKVTREVVEVSEDEINEQILKIAESARTFETKKGKAANGDRVTMDYLGKVDGVPFDGGKDEDAELVLGSNRFIPGFEEQLVGVKAGDEKVITVTFPAEYPAANLAGKEATFDITVKDVAAPAAVEINDELATKLGLESVDKLKEVVRSQIESQYGNVTRQKVKRQILDQLDEIYKFEAPSKLVDAEFENIWRQINTDLAQSGKTFEDEDTTEEKAREEYRALAERRVRLGLVLSEIGEKAGVEVSEEEMQRALFAQLQQFPGQEKQILDFFRNTPGASASLRAPIFEEKVIDKLLADVTVTDKTVSKEELLADDEAEGEDKSAKKAAPKKKAAKAEDAAEGEEAAPKKKAAAKKKAAEGDAE from the coding sequence ATGCAGGTTATCGAAACGCTCGCTGAAGGGCTGAAGCGCGAAATCAAGGTCGTAATCCCGGCCAAGGACATGGAACAGCAGATGAACGAACGTCTGGCTGAGGCCAAGGACAAGGTTCGTATCAACGGCTTCCGTCCGGGTAAGGTTCCGGTCTCGCATCTGAAGAAGATGTACGGCAAGTCCATCATGGCGGAACTCGTCAACGAGATCATCCGCGAAAAGCCGTCGGCGATCCTGTCGGAGCGCGGCGAAAAGTCGGCTACCCAGCCGGAAATCGCGATGACCGAGGACGAGAAGGAAGCTGAAAAGATCCTGACCGCCCAGGTTGATTTCGAGTTCACGCTTTCCTACGAAGTCATTCCTGCGATCGAACTGAAGCCAGTCGATGGGATCAAGGTGACCCGCGAAGTCGTTGAAGTTTCGGAAGACGAAATCAACGAGCAGATCCTGAAGATCGCCGAAAGCGCCCGCACGTTCGAGACCAAGAAGGGCAAGGCTGCCAACGGCGACCGTGTGACCATGGACTATCTCGGCAAGGTCGATGGCGTTCCCTTCGATGGTGGCAAGGACGAAGATGCCGAGCTGGTTCTCGGCTCCAACCGCTTCATCCCGGGCTTTGAAGAGCAGCTGGTCGGCGTGAAGGCCGGTGACGAAAAGGTCATCACCGTGACCTTCCCGGCCGAATATCCGGCTGCCAACCTTGCTGGCAAGGAAGCAACCTTCGACATCACCGTCAAGGATGTAGCAGCTCCCGCCGCAGTCGAGATCAACGACGAACTCGCCACCAAGCTTGGCCTGGAATCGGTCGACAAGCTGAAGGAAGTTGTCCGCAGCCAGATCGAAAGCCAGTACGGCAATGTCACCCGTCAGAAGGTGAAGCGCCAGATCCTCGACCAGCTCGACGAGATCTACAAGTTCGAAGCGCCGTCGAAGCTGGTTGACGCCGAGTTCGAAAACATCTGGCGCCAGATCAACACTGATCTTGCCCAGTCCGGCAAGACCTTCGAAGACGAAGACACGACCGAAGAAAAGGCGCGTGAAGAGTACCGTGCACTTGCCGAGCGTCGCGTTCGCCTCGGCCTCGTTCTCTCCGAAATCGGCGAGAAGGCTGGCGTCGAAGTGTCTGAAGAGGAAATGCAGCGCGCACTCTTTGCCCAGCTGCAGCAGTTCCCGGGTCAGGAAAAGCAGATCCTCGACTTCTTCCGCAACACGCCTGGCGCATCGGCCTCGCTGCGCGCGCCGATCTTTGAAGAAAAGGTCATCGACAAGCTCCTGGCTGACGTGACTGTCACCGACAAGACCGTTTCGAAGGAAGAGCTTCTGGCCGACGACGAAGCCGAAGGCGAGGACAAGTCCGCCAAGAAAGCTGCTCCGAAGAAAAAGGCCGCTAAGGCTGAAGACGCCGCCGAAGGCGAGGAAGCCGCTCCGAAGAAAAAGGCTGCCGCCAAGAAGAAGGCTGCCGAAGGCGACGCCGAGTAA
- a CDS encoding LL-diaminopimelate aminotransferase — protein MEEFHKVRRLPPYVFEQVNRLKASARAGGADIIDLGMGNPDLPTPQGIVDKLCEVVQDPRTHRYSSSKGIPGLRRAQAAYYARRFNVKLNPDTQVVATLGSKEGFANMAQAITAPGDVILCPNPTYPIHAFGFLMTGGVIRSISVEPDETFFPPLERAVRHSIPKPLALILNYPSNPTAKIASLDFYKDVIAFAKKHDIIVLSDLAYSEIYFDGPPPPSVLEVPGAMDCTVEFTSMSKTFSMPGWRMGFAVGNERLISALTRVKSYLDYGAFTPIQVAATHALNGDGSDIAEVRNVYKRRRDVMVDSFGKAGFEVPPPAATMFAWAKIPEKFRHLGSLEFSKLLVEKADVAVAPGIGFGEMGDEYVRLALVENEHRIRQAARSIKKFLSTADETMHNVISLNAHR, from the coding sequence ATGGAAGAGTTTCATAAAGTCCGGCGTTTGCCGCCCTATGTTTTCGAACAGGTCAATCGTTTGAAGGCAAGCGCGCGAGCGGGTGGCGCGGACATCATCGACCTTGGGATGGGCAATCCGGACCTTCCAACGCCGCAGGGCATTGTCGATAAGCTGTGCGAAGTGGTCCAGGATCCGCGGACGCACCGATATTCGTCTTCAAAAGGTATTCCAGGCCTCCGCCGGGCCCAGGCCGCCTATTATGCGCGCCGCTTCAATGTAAAGCTCAATCCGGACACGCAGGTCGTTGCAACGCTGGGTTCGAAGGAAGGCTTTGCCAACATGGCGCAAGCCATAACCGCACCGGGCGATGTTATCCTTTGCCCGAACCCGACCTATCCAATTCACGCCTTTGGATTTCTGATGACCGGGGGCGTCATCCGTTCGATTTCGGTTGAGCCGGACGAGACCTTCTTCCCGCCGCTTGAGCGGGCAGTACGCCACTCGATTCCGAAGCCTCTCGCTCTCATCTTGAACTATCCTTCAAATCCGACGGCGAAGATCGCGTCGCTGGATTTCTACAAGGACGTTATCGCTTTTGCGAAGAAGCATGACATCATCGTACTGTCTGACCTTGCCTATTCCGAGATCTATTTCGACGGTCCGCCGCCGCCGTCCGTGCTTGAAGTTCCGGGCGCCATGGACTGCACCGTGGAGTTCACCTCAATGTCGAAGACCTTCTCCATGCCCGGTTGGCGCATGGGCTTTGCTGTCGGCAACGAGCGTCTCATATCTGCGCTGACGCGGGTCAAGTCCTACCTCGACTACGGCGCATTCACGCCGATCCAGGTCGCCGCGACCCATGCTCTCAACGGCGACGGCTCGGACATTGCCGAAGTACGCAACGTCTATAAGCGCCGCCGCGATGTGATGGTCGATAGTTTCGGCAAGGCTGGTTTCGAAGTTCCGCCGCCGGCTGCCACCATGTTTGCCTGGGCAAAGATCCCGGAAAAGTTCCGCCATCTCGGCTCGCTTGAGTTCTCGAAGCTTCTGGTCGAAAAGGCTGATGTTGCTGTCGCGCCGGGAATAGGCTTTGGCGAAATGGGCGATGAATATGTCCGGCTTGCACTGGTTGAGAACGAACACCGCATCCGTCAGGCTGCCCGCAGCATCAAGAAGTTTCTATCGACCGCTGACGAGACGATGCACAACGTCATATCCCTCAACGCCCACCGTTGA
- the sfsA gene encoding DNA/RNA nuclease SfsA has translation MIFDPPLIPAVLLRRYKRFLFDAVLSDGSEITGFCPNTGSMRGLTAPGSRVWLSDHEGSGRKHRYALELVETDGTVVGINTALPNRLAEEAILKGLVPQFGAFADLRREQRYGRNSRIDILLQNASGPNIYVEAKNVHFIRSPALAEFPDSVTTRGAKHLEELGDMVEAGHRAAMLFVVQRNDCERLRICGDLDPAYGRAFARAVTRGVEAYAVRCFADSSKIVPDKLIKIDEPGLPAL, from the coding sequence GTGATATTTGATCCGCCCCTTATACCTGCGGTGCTTTTGCGCCGCTACAAGCGATTCCTGTTTGACGCAGTTCTTTCTGACGGCAGCGAGATAACCGGCTTTTGCCCAAACACCGGTTCGATGCGAGGATTGACCGCACCCGGATCGCGCGTCTGGCTTTCCGATCACGAGGGCAGCGGCCGCAAGCACCGCTACGCACTGGAACTGGTCGAGACAGACGGGACCGTGGTCGGGATCAACACCGCCCTGCCAAACCGGCTTGCAGAAGAGGCAATCCTGAAGGGTCTTGTCCCACAGTTTGGCGCCTTTGCCGATCTCAGGCGGGAGCAACGTTATGGGCGGAATTCGCGCATAGACATCCTGCTTCAGAATGCGTCCGGACCGAACATTTATGTGGAGGCCAAGAATGTCCATTTCATCCGTAGTCCGGCGCTCGCGGAGTTTCCCGATAGCGTGACAACGAGAGGCGCCAAACATCTGGAGGAACTGGGCGATATGGTCGAAGCGGGCCACCGGGCAGCGATGCTCTTTGTCGTTCAACGCAATGATTGTGAGCGCCTGCGGATTTGTGGAGATCTTGATCCGGCCTATGGGCGTGCCTTTGCCCGAGCAGTTACGCGCGGAGTGGAGGCTTATGCCGTCCGTTGTTTTGCCGATTCATCCAAAATCGTGCCAGATAAGCTCATCAAGATAGACGAACCGGGCCTGCCTGCTTTATGA
- a CDS encoding GDYXXLXY domain-containing protein, whose product MIPNRIFALAVAGMVILQTALLGFMIESRASILRSGTEVLLKTRPIDPRDLFRGDYVILNYDISDVPIALIAGARPEEGSSQRLHVRLVPGPDGYWNISEASFETLARASQSVVMTTKPITVYDWLWQGNGNLRVDYGIERFYVPEGEGLVLEEARNEGRLSVAVRVSESGQAQIRALFLDEQELYEEPLY is encoded by the coding sequence ATGATTCCCAATCGCATCTTTGCCCTCGCCGTTGCCGGCATGGTCATTCTTCAGACTGCCTTGCTCGGCTTTATGATCGAGAGCAGGGCCTCGATCCTTCGATCCGGGACAGAGGTACTGCTGAAAACGCGCCCGATCGATCCCCGTGATCTGTTTCGCGGCGACTATGTGATATTGAACTATGACATATCGGATGTCCCGATTGCCCTGATTGCGGGTGCGCGGCCAGAGGAGGGAAGCAGCCAGCGGCTTCATGTGCGTCTGGTGCCGGGACCGGATGGCTATTGGAACATCTCTGAGGCTTCCTTTGAAACGCTCGCACGCGCGAGCCAGTCTGTCGTGATGACAACCAAGCCGATTACGGTCTATGACTGGCTGTGGCAGGGCAATGGCAATCTGCGCGTGGATTATGGCATCGAGCGCTTCTATGTGCCTGAGGGTGAGGGGCTTGTCCTGGAGGAGGCCCGCAACGAAGGACGGCTTTCTGTGGCAGTCCGAGTGTCAGAGAGCGGTCAGGCCCAGATAAGAGCCCTGTTTCTCGATGAGCAGGAACTTTACGAAGAGCCCCTTTATTGA